The following coding sequences are from one Culex quinquefasciatus strain JHB chromosome 1, VPISU_Cqui_1.0_pri_paternal, whole genome shotgun sequence window:
- the LOC6051445 gene encoding general odorant-binding protein 99a, producing MKLFIAIFALIAVAAADFTVKTTDDLQTYRSECVSSLSISDELVAKYRKWDFPEDDTTQCYIKCIFNKMELFDDNNGPIVDNLVLQLAHGRDADEVRAEILKCVDKNTDDNSCHWAFRGFKCFQTNNLQLIKASIKKD from the exons ATGAAGCTGTTTATCGCCATTTTTGCCCTGATCGCCGTG GCCGCTGCTGACTTTACCGTGAAGACCACGGACGATCTGCAGACGTACCGCTCGGAGTGTGTGTCCTCGCTATCCATCTCGGACGAGCTGGTGGCCAAGTACCGCAAGTGGGACTTCCCAGAGGATGACACGACCCAGTGCTACATCAAGTGTATCTTCAACAAGATGGAGCTGTTCGACGATAACAACGGACCGATCGTGGACAACCTGGTCCTGCAGCTGGCCCATGGCCGTGATGCCGACGAGGTTCGTGCGGAGATCCTGAAGTGCGTGGACAAGAACACCGACGACAACTCGTGCCACTGGGCCTTCCGGGGCTTCAAGTGCTTCCAGACCAACAACCTGCAACTGATCAAGGCCAGCATCAAGAAGGATTAG
- the LOC119765397 gene encoding general odorant-binding protein 99b-like → MQIEFIIVLTSLIAGATAGWRIQTVDDLLRNRNKCVKILELEDAFEEEFEGLFEFSDLDSAKCMIKCIMNRMGLFNDKRGPHVGRLVKQMKFASASSTKDIRSEIVNCVNQNTTIDPEARCERAYALYQCIQNSNLIQLQSPNGRT, encoded by the exons ATGCAAATTGAGTTTATTATTGTGTTAACGAGCTTGATAGCCGGG GCTACGGCAGGTTGGCGGATCCAAACGGTTGATGACCTTCTGCGCAACCGGAACAAGTGCGTCAAGATCCTGGAGCTGGAGGATGCCTTCGAGGAGGAGTTTGAAGGgctttttgaattttccgaCCTGGACTCGGCCAAGTGTATGATCAAGTGCATCATGAACCGGATGGGACTGTTCAACGACAAGCGGGGTCCGCACGTGGGACGTCTCGTGAAGCAGATGAAGTTCGCGTCAGCCTCGAGTACGAAGGACATCCGCTCGGAGATTGTCAACTGTGTCAACCAGAACACGACGATAGATCCGGAGGCACGCTGCGAGCGGGCTTACGCACTCTACCAGTGCATCCAGAACAGCAACCTGATACAGCTGCAGTCGCCTAATGGGAGGACGTGA